In Gemmatimonadaceae bacterium, the following are encoded in one genomic region:
- a CDS encoding pseudouridine synthase, with amino-acid sequence MSLIKYLSRLGYGSRREVTSLVAARRATDLTGAVLRDDSAWSHAGVLVDGVPLDPPPGSLVLLHKPVGYTCSSSDLPPLVYDLLPPRFRERTPVLAPVGRLDRETSGLLLLTDDGALNHRLASPKRHVPRTYRAALAEDVGEDVPARFASGTLRLKGEEQPLRPAVLTRLGPREVEVTLTEGRYHQVRRMFAATGNHVITLHRTAIGGLRLGALPVGQWRLVTTDERALLTGTPA; translated from the coding sequence ATGTCGCTGATCAAGTACCTGTCGCGCCTGGGCTACGGCTCCCGTCGCGAGGTGACATCGCTGGTGGCGGCGCGTCGGGCGACCGACCTGACCGGGGCCGTGCTCCGCGACGACAGTGCGTGGAGCCATGCCGGCGTGCTGGTGGATGGCGTGCCACTCGACCCGCCACCGGGGTCGCTGGTCCTGCTGCACAAGCCGGTGGGGTACACCTGCTCGTCCAGTGACCTGCCGCCGCTGGTGTACGACCTCCTGCCACCCCGATTCCGGGAGCGCACTCCCGTGCTCGCGCCCGTCGGCCGACTCGACCGTGAGACGAGCGGGCTGCTGCTGCTGACGGACGATGGTGCGCTGAACCATCGCCTGGCGTCGCCGAAGCGGCACGTGCCGCGCACCTACCGCGCCGCGCTGGCGGAGGACGTGGGCGAGGATGTGCCGGCGCGGTTCGCGAGCGGAACGCTGCGGCTCAAGGGTGAGGAGCAGCCGTTGCGTCCGGCGGTGCTGACGCGGCTCGGGCCGCGCGAGGTGGAGGTCACGCTGACGGAGGGACGGTATCACCAGGTTCGCCGCATGTTCGCGGCCACGGGCAACCACGTCATCACGCTGCACCGCACCGCGATCGGTGGGCTGCGGCTCGGGGCGTTGCCGGTCGGCCAGTGGCGGCTCGTCACCACCGACGAGCGCGCGTTGCTCACGGGCACACCCGCCTGA
- a CDS encoding methyltransferase, which produces MRSTPIADGYHTWRTRSVAVGPRTWSLATKPGLLGHGSDDPAARLLAERVRVPVGSVVVQMQCGSGLFGISAALGHGASEVWLTDRNAISVEAAIRSVELNGAATVQVRAGQGGAPLPAGLVADVVAIRIPTEKAALLELLRDAFFLLRPGGSCTLSGATNEGIKSAATLLEKVFGNCTVLATDSGNRVVSAVKRAAAPADPLVLAGDWLDRDRFRELTITLRGIPMSVASRPGVFSWEHLDEATSILADAMSVRPGDDVLDLGCGIGVLGLLAAHLSQTGRVTLVDADLEAVRCVRHTIAAQGVTRCEALGSDVAGAVLDRRFDLVVTNPPFHVGKATDLDVPAQFIRDAWAVLKPGGRLELVANRTLPYERLVLERFGNLRTVHDGPRFKVLAATR; this is translated from the coding sequence ATGCGTTCAACTCCCATCGCCGACGGCTACCACACCTGGCGCACCCGGTCCGTGGCCGTCGGCCCGAGGACCTGGTCGCTGGCCACGAAGCCAGGACTCCTCGGACATGGTTCCGACGACCCGGCTGCCCGTCTCCTGGCGGAGCGCGTCAGGGTGCCGGTGGGTTCGGTGGTGGTGCAGATGCAGTGCGGAAGCGGACTCTTCGGTATTTCGGCTGCCCTTGGCCACGGGGCGTCGGAGGTCTGGCTCACCGACCGGAACGCCATCTCGGTCGAGGCCGCCATACGGAGTGTCGAACTCAACGGCGCAGCGACGGTACAGGTGCGCGCGGGGCAGGGCGGCGCCCCGCTCCCGGCCGGACTGGTCGCAGACGTCGTGGCGATCCGGATCCCCACCGAGAAGGCGGCGTTGCTCGAGCTGCTGCGCGACGCCTTCTTCCTCCTGCGTCCCGGTGGCAGCTGCACCCTGTCCGGTGCCACCAACGAAGGGATCAAGTCGGCGGCCACGCTGCTGGAGAAGGTGTTCGGCAACTGCACCGTGCTCGCCACCGACAGCGGCAATCGTGTGGTGTCGGCAGTGAAGCGCGCGGCCGCACCCGCGGATCCGCTCGTGCTCGCGGGCGACTGGCTCGATCGCGACCGGTTCCGGGAGCTCACCATCACCCTCCGCGGCATCCCGATGTCCGTCGCGTCGCGACCCGGCGTGTTCTCGTGGGAACACCTCGACGAGGCCACCTCGATCCTGGCCGACGCGATGTCGGTGCGTCCCGGCGACGACGTGCTCGATCTCGGCTGCGGCATCGGGGTGCTGGGCCTGCTCGCCGCGCACCTGTCACAGACGGGTCGCGTGACCCTCGTGGATGCCGACCTCGAAGCCGTGCGCTGCGTGCGGCATACGATCGCGGCGCAGGGCGTCACGCGGTGCGAAGCGCTCGGGAGTGACGTGGCGGGCGCCGTGCTCGACCGCCGCTTCGACCTCGTGGTCACCAACCCGCCCTTTCACGTCGGCAAGGCCACGGACCTCGACGTGCCGGCGCAGTTCATCCGTGACGCGTGGGCGGTGCTGAAGCCGGGGGGGCGGTTGGAACTCGTCGCCAACCGCACGCTGCCCTACGAGCGCCTCGTGCTGGAGCGCTTCGGGAACCTGCGCACCGTGCACGATGGGCCGCGGTTCAAGGTGCTGGCGGCCACGCGGTAG
- a CDS encoding TonB-dependent receptor, translating to MLLRRPGTPRFRLSSLMLPWAVLAACALEPAPGRASLQAQEIRGLAKLDSRGDAVWGANVTLMDSLGRETAATRTNRRGEFVVKAPAAGTYWLQLSARTVGRNASPVFVLDSGMTLNYEHVFRQSLSARVRGEDFSAQSVLTGPFLDSTSGRITRGVSTTPVRQVRVTVLDARNEAPIARAEVALVAIDPRFSQVVGGGTDTNGTGGWRDVQQTWYRVVARRIGFEPGGTLSFPIVGEADSVDVVLRLQMVTVLDPITVMEQRITAFGFNLDLMSRFYLGGMDLLERNPSARSVDDLITSLRIPGLSIATGDMTSVLRYRGQRVRVFILDGTRTSGELPLVEPGAVESLMFVPPQEAGAIFGPDASGGVLIINTRASRQPGRR from the coding sequence ATGCTCTTGCGCCGTCCCGGCACGCCGCGTTTCCGCCTGAGCTCGCTCATGCTGCCGTGGGCCGTGCTCGCGGCGTGTGCGCTGGAGCCTGCACCGGGGCGTGCCTCGCTGCAGGCCCAGGAGATTCGCGGACTGGCCAAGCTGGATTCGCGCGGCGATGCGGTCTGGGGAGCGAATGTCACGCTGATGGACTCGCTCGGTCGCGAGACGGCGGCCACCCGGACCAACCGGCGAGGGGAGTTCGTCGTGAAGGCGCCGGCGGCAGGGACGTACTGGCTCCAGCTCTCGGCGCGCACGGTGGGGCGGAACGCCTCGCCGGTGTTCGTGCTCGACAGCGGCATGACGCTCAACTACGAGCACGTGTTCCGCCAGTCGCTTTCGGCGCGGGTGCGGGGCGAGGACTTCAGCGCCCAGTCGGTGCTGACCGGCCCCTTCCTCGACAGCACGTCTGGCCGCATCACGCGGGGCGTGAGCACCACGCCGGTGCGCCAGGTACGCGTGACGGTGCTCGACGCACGGAACGAGGCGCCGATCGCGCGGGCCGAGGTGGCGCTGGTGGCGATCGATCCGCGCTTCTCGCAGGTCGTGGGGGGCGGCACCGACACGAACGGCACCGGCGGCTGGCGCGACGTGCAGCAGACCTGGTACCGCGTGGTGGCGCGGCGCATCGGCTTCGAGCCCGGGGGCACGCTCTCGTTCCCGATCGTCGGCGAGGCCGACAGCGTCGACGTCGTGCTCCGCCTGCAGATGGTGACCGTGCTCGACCCGATCACCGTGATGGAGCAGCGGATCACGGCGTTCGGCTTCAACCTCGACCTGATGAGCCGCTTCTACCTCGGCGGCATGGACCTGCTGGAGCGGAATCCCTCGGCGCGGAGCGTGGACGACCTCATCACGTCGCTGCGCATCCCGGGACTGAGCATCGCCACCGGCGACATGACGTCGGTGCTGCGCTACCGCGGCCAGCGGGTGCGGGTGTTCATCCTCGACGGCACGCGCACCTCGGGTGAGCTGCCGCTGGTCGAGCCGGGCGCGGTGGAATCGCTGATGTTCGTGCCACCGCAGGAGGCGGGTGCGATCTTCGGCCCCGATGCCAGCGGCGGGGTGCTGATCATCAACACCCGCGCCAGCCGGCAGCCCGGCCGGCGCTGA
- a CDS encoding YigZ family protein: MADPQRYPIPAQRVRTEDVVDRSRFICTLAAADSPEAAHALVRDVSAEFPDATHHCWAFVAGAPGSTGRIGMSDDGEPHGTAGRPMLTVLLHSGIGEVAAVVTRYYGGTKLGTGGLARAYSGAVQSALAALTTREKVAYAPVSLTVSYAHFSAVQHLMPAFEAEVTGEVFAEEVTLHLRVPVELATALRAAIGNTTHGQAHFFDEGEPAA; encoded by the coding sequence ATGGCTGACCCGCAGCGCTACCCGATTCCCGCCCAGCGCGTCCGCACCGAGGACGTGGTCGACCGCAGCCGCTTCATCTGCACGCTCGCTGCCGCCGACTCGCCCGAGGCGGCACACGCCCTGGTTCGTGACGTCTCGGCCGAGTTCCCGGACGCCACCCACCACTGCTGGGCGTTCGTCGCCGGCGCACCCGGGAGCACGGGCCGGATCGGGATGAGCGACGACGGCGAGCCGCATGGCACCGCTGGGCGCCCGATGCTGACCGTGCTGCTGCATTCCGGCATCGGGGAGGTGGCCGCCGTGGTCACGCGCTACTACGGTGGCACCAAGCTTGGCACCGGCGGCCTCGCCCGGGCCTACTCGGGCGCCGTCCAGTCGGCGCTCGCCGCACTCACCACCCGCGAAAAGGTGGCGTACGCCCCCGTCTCGCTCACGGTCTCGTATGCCCACTTCTCGGCAGTCCAGCACCTCATGCCGGCCTTCGAGGCGGAGGTCACGGGTGAGGTGTTCGCCGAGGAGGTGACGCTCCACCTGCGAGTCCCGGTGGAGCTGGCCACGGCCCTGCGCGCCGCGATCGGCAATACCACGCACGGACAGGCGCACTTCTTCGACGAGGGCGAACCCGCGGCCTGA
- a CDS encoding prolyl oligopeptidase family serine peptidase, with protein sequence MPMPLRRLAGTLAALAATVFAPAAAAQPASPPLTIERITTGRSLIGTTPAAPVWSPTSAQLAFLWNDQGQPQRTLWIVARGGGSPRRLLPDSLDGPVTDFAWMPDGSAIVFVRGGDLYRAAPDGGTVSRLTAGGGDKSDVRIAPDGRQVAWLSDGDVFVMSFATARATRLTSLAVRPLGTVPLGTYFRADVEIGSATWGGDAPSFAWSPDSRTIAVHYVDRRGVPVLGIPYYLGKAPLVNQVRRSAPGDANEVRKVGLLDVSSATLRFIELPDSSATRIVNVAWSPTGALLIDRESDDAVDRALYVVPAGSTTPRRIWHDHRDTRIYNDVASAWSGDGRTVLMTGDLDDRYRIYRLVPGDTMPRALTTGPYDVAGAAIANRATRSMFWLSTEPLPSERHLWRMPEGGGRRERVTTMAGVHLPFVSPDGRTVALLTSNDTTPSELYLLDVKPGATETRVTRSQAPGFAQVRWQPARYVTFRSRTDTPPLHARIILPPNLDSTRKYPVLFGPVYSNTVRNRWAGTYGTLQQYLAIEKGYIVVQVDVRGSTGYGRDFREKFLMDWGGQDLEDLESAVEYMKSLPFVDPSRLGIWGSSYGGTLTVYSLLRKPGLFQAGVAGAPATDPHLFGSDDVAIARRPQSHPRTFTRGALQYAGNLRDHLLIIHGMQDDVVPFATSVALAEEFMRLGKDVDFAFAPAATHGWTQRPYYARFLLQKLVDHFDRYLGPGAR encoded by the coding sequence ATGCCGATGCCCCTCCGACGCCTCGCCGGTACCCTCGCGGCACTGGCGGCAACCGTGTTCGCCCCCGCCGCTGCCGCCCAGCCGGCATCCCCGCCGCTCACGATCGAGCGCATCACCACCGGTCGATCGCTCATCGGCACGACCCCGGCGGCGCCGGTGTGGTCCCCCACGTCCGCACAGCTCGCCTTCCTCTGGAACGACCAGGGCCAGCCGCAGCGCACGCTCTGGATCGTCGCGCGCGGTGGCGGATCGCCGCGACGCCTGCTCCCCGACTCGCTCGACGGCCCGGTCACCGACTTCGCGTGGATGCCCGACGGTTCCGCGATCGTGTTCGTCCGGGGAGGTGACCTGTACCGGGCTGCGCCGGACGGCGGCACCGTCAGCCGGCTCACCGCAGGCGGTGGCGACAAGTCCGACGTGCGGATCGCCCCCGATGGACGCCAGGTGGCGTGGCTGTCCGACGGCGACGTGTTCGTGATGTCCTTTGCGACGGCGCGCGCCACGCGCCTCACCTCGCTGGCCGTACGCCCCCTCGGCACGGTGCCGCTGGGCACGTACTTCCGCGCCGACGTCGAGATCGGCAGCGCGACGTGGGGCGGCGATGCCCCGTCCTTCGCCTGGTCTCCCGACTCCCGCACGATCGCCGTGCACTACGTGGACCGTCGCGGCGTGCCGGTGCTCGGCATTCCGTACTACCTGGGCAAGGCCCCGCTGGTGAACCAGGTGCGGCGGAGCGCGCCCGGTGACGCGAACGAGGTGCGCAAGGTCGGGCTGCTCGACGTGTCCTCGGCCACCCTGCGGTTCATCGAGCTGCCCGACTCCAGCGCCACGCGCATCGTCAACGTCGCCTGGTCACCCACCGGTGCCCTGCTCATCGACCGCGAGAGCGACGATGCGGTCGACCGGGCGCTGTACGTGGTGCCGGCGGGCTCCACGACGCCGCGGCGCATCTGGCACGACCACCGGGACACACGCATCTACAACGACGTGGCATCGGCGTGGAGCGGCGACGGCCGCACGGTGCTGATGACCGGTGACCTCGACGACCGCTACCGCATCTACCGCCTCGTGCCGGGCGACACGATGCCGCGTGCGCTCACCACAGGCCCGTACGACGTGGCCGGCGCCGCCATCGCGAACCGCGCCACGCGCTCGATGTTCTGGCTGAGCACGGAGCCGCTGCCCTCGGAGCGCCATCTCTGGCGGATGCCGGAAGGCGGCGGGCGGCGGGAGCGCGTGACCACGATGGCCGGCGTGCACCTGCCGTTCGTCTCACCCGACGGCCGCACGGTCGCGCTGCTGACGTCGAACGACACCACGCCGTCGGAGCTCTACCTGCTGGACGTGAAGCCCGGCGCCACGGAGACACGCGTCACCCGATCCCAGGCGCCCGGGTTCGCGCAGGTGCGCTGGCAGCCGGCGCGCTACGTGACCTTCCGCAGCCGCACCGACACGCCACCGCTGCACGCGCGCATCATCCTGCCGCCGAACCTCGACTCCACGCGGAAATACCCGGTGCTCTTCGGCCCGGTGTACTCCAACACCGTGCGCAACCGGTGGGCGGGCACCTATGGCACCCTGCAGCAGTACCTCGCGATCGAGAAGGGCTACATCGTCGTGCAGGTGGACGTGCGGGGCAGCACGGGGTATGGCCGCGACTTCCGCGAGAAGTTCCTGATGGACTGGGGCGGGCAGGACCTGGAGGACCTGGAGAGCGCCGTGGAGTACATGAAGTCCCTCCCCTTCGTCGATCCGTCACGCCTCGGCATCTGGGGCAGCAGCTACGGCGGCACCCTCACCGTGTACTCGTTGCTGCGGAAGCCGGGCCTCTTCCAGGCCGGCGTGGCCGGCGCCCCGGCCACCGATCCGCACCTCTTCGGCAGCGACGACGTCGCCATCGCCCGCCGACCGCAATCGCATCCGCGGACCTTCACCCGGGGCGCGCTGCAGTACGCCGGCAACCTGCGCGATCACCTGCTGATCATCCACGGCATGCAGGACGACGTCGTTCCCTTCGCGACCTCGGTGGCGCTGGCCGAGGAGTTCATGCGGCTGGGGAAGGACGTCGACTTCGCCTTCGCCCCCGCCGCCACGCATGGCTGGACCCAGCGGCCGTACTACGCGCGGTTCCTGCTGCAGAAGCTCGTCGATCACTTCGACCGGTACCTCGGTCCGGGGGCTCGCTGA
- the leuB gene encoding 3-isopropylmalate dehydrogenase codes for MRALITVLPGDGVGTEVTAEAVRVLQAVAERGGHQFEFREALIGGIAIDETGEPLPVATREAVSAADAVFLGAVGGPKWSDPAATVRPEQGLLGLRALLGVYANIRPMTVHPALASAAPLKAELLTDVDIVFVRELTGGLYFGAKTHDRDGEGHSTRASDLCVYTAEEVSRVVRMAAGIARQRRGRLLSVDKANVLATSRLWREITTRVMRDEFPDVTLEHALVDSFAMHLITHPARFDVVVTENLFGDILTDEAAVLAGSIGVLPSASLGDESGTGLRRGLYEPIHGSAPDIAGKGIANPAGAILSAALLLRHSLGLHDEAAAVEAAVAETIAAGPRTADCVAPGQAPCSTSAFGRAVLERLSFVGVR; via the coding sequence ATGCGCGCGCTGATCACGGTGCTCCCCGGCGACGGGGTCGGCACCGAGGTCACCGCCGAGGCGGTCCGGGTGCTGCAGGCCGTGGCGGAGCGCGGCGGCCACCAGTTCGAGTTCCGCGAGGCGCTGATCGGCGGCATCGCGATCGACGAGACCGGTGAGCCGCTGCCGGTCGCGACACGCGAGGCGGTGTCCGCGGCCGATGCGGTGTTCCTCGGCGCCGTCGGTGGACCGAAGTGGAGCGACCCTGCCGCGACGGTGCGGCCGGAGCAGGGACTGCTTGGCCTGCGCGCGCTGCTCGGGGTGTACGCCAACATCCGTCCCATGACGGTGCACCCGGCGCTGGCCTCCGCGGCGCCGCTGAAGGCGGAGCTGCTGACGGACGTCGACATCGTGTTCGTGCGTGAACTGACCGGTGGGCTGTACTTCGGCGCGAAGACGCACGACCGGGACGGGGAAGGACACTCCACCCGTGCGTCGGACCTGTGCGTCTACACCGCCGAGGAGGTGTCCCGCGTGGTGCGGATGGCGGCGGGAATCGCCAGGCAGCGCCGTGGTCGCCTGCTCTCGGTGGACAAGGCGAACGTGCTGGCCACCTCGCGCCTCTGGCGGGAGATCACCACGAGAGTCATGCGCGACGAGTTCCCGGACGTGACGCTGGAACACGCGCTGGTGGACTCGTTCGCGATGCACCTGATCACCCATCCGGCCCGCTTCGACGTGGTGGTGACCGAGAACCTCTTCGGTGACATCCTGACCGATGAGGCGGCGGTGCTGGCCGGCTCGATCGGCGTCCTGCCATCGGCATCACTTGGCGATGAATCGGGCACTGGCCTCCGGCGCGGTCTGTACGAACCGATTCACGGCTCCGCGCCGGACATCGCAGGCAAGGGCATCGCCAATCCCGCCGGCGCGATCCTCAGCGCCGCGCTGCTCCTGCGTCACTCGCTCGGGCTGCACGATGAGGCTGCTGCGGTCGAAGCGGCCGTGGCAGAGACCATCGCCGCCGGTCCGCGCACGGCCGATTGTGTTGCTCCTGGTCAGGCGCCCTGTTCGACGTCTGCCTTTGGTCGTGCTGTCCTCGAGCGTCTGTCGTTCGTTGGAGTTCGCTGA
- the leuD gene encoding 3-isopropylmalate dehydratase small subunit codes for MSQAWTPLRSHAVPLQRDDIDTDQIIPARFLTTTTRSGLGTNLFSDWRYDADRAPVPGFVLNTPASAGAQVLVAGRNFGCGSSREHAPWALSDWGFRAVIASSFADIFRSNAHKNGLLTIALDTPVLRTLHEALARDRSAEITVDLPNQLVHLPGGVSAAFTIDPFSKRCLIDGLDELGALLADLPAIEAWEATCAR; via the coding sequence GTGAGCCAGGCCTGGACGCCACTGCGGTCGCACGCCGTGCCGCTGCAGCGCGACGACATCGACACCGACCAGATCATTCCGGCTCGGTTCCTCACCACCACCACGCGCTCCGGGCTGGGCACGAACCTGTTCTCCGACTGGCGCTACGACGCCGATCGTGCGCCGGTGCCCGGGTTCGTGCTCAACACGCCGGCGTCCGCCGGGGCGCAGGTGCTGGTGGCCGGACGCAACTTCGGCTGCGGCTCGAGTCGCGAGCACGCACCGTGGGCGCTGAGCGACTGGGGCTTCCGGGCGGTGATCGCGTCGTCGTTCGCGGACATCTTCCGGTCGAACGCACACAAGAACGGGCTGCTCACCATCGCGCTCGACACGCCAGTGCTGCGGACGCTGCACGAGGCGCTGGCGCGCGACCGGTCGGCCGAGATCACGGTGGACCTCCCGAACCAGCTGGTGCACCTGCCGGGTGGGGTGTCGGCGGCGTTCACCATCGATCCGTTCTCCAAGCGCTGCCTCATCGACGGGCTCGACGAACTCGGCGCACTGCTGGCGGACCTGCCGGCGATCGAGGCGTGGGAGGCGACATGCGCGCGCTGA
- the leuC gene encoding 3-isopropylmalate dehydratase large subunit gives MSGPRTLFAKVWDAHVVREGTDVAPAVLYVDLHLVHEVTSPQAFTVLRERGLAVRRPDRTVATMDHSTPTVSTGGRLTVLDPAAGKQLDALAASCAEHGIPLYGLDDDRRGIVHVIGPEMGRTQPGMTIVCGDSHTSTHGAFGALAFGIGTSEVGHVLATQCLLQSRPKTMEVRVDGRLRPGVTAKDVILAIIAKIGVGGGTGHVIEYRGEAIRALDMEGRMTVCNMSIEAGARAGMIAPDETTFRWLKGREGVPQGFDWEVKVDEWRGLQTDFGAQFDRCVALDASEIAPMITWGTNPGMAIPVDGHLPLSGAAGDAANNRAFAYMGLEPGQSLIGQPVDVVFVGSCTNGRIDDLRAAADVMRGQRVAANTRMLVVPGSQRVKRQAEKEGLADIFREAGAEWRESGCSMCIAMNGDTVDGGQYAVSTSNRNFEGRQGKGARTLLASPLTAAASAIAGVVTDPRSVL, from the coding sequence ATGAGCGGTCCGCGCACGCTGTTCGCGAAAGTATGGGATGCCCACGTGGTGCGTGAGGGCACGGACGTCGCGCCGGCGGTCCTGTACGTGGACCTGCACCTGGTGCACGAGGTGACCTCGCCGCAGGCGTTCACCGTGCTGCGCGAGCGGGGGCTGGCCGTGCGCCGCCCCGACCGCACCGTGGCGACGATGGACCACTCGACGCCGACCGTCTCCACCGGCGGACGCCTGACGGTGCTGGATCCGGCGGCCGGGAAGCAGCTCGACGCGCTGGCGGCGAGTTGTGCCGAGCACGGGATCCCGCTCTACGGCCTCGACGACGACCGTCGCGGCATCGTGCACGTGATCGGCCCCGAGATGGGCCGTACGCAGCCGGGCATGACCATCGTTTGCGGTGACAGCCACACCAGCACCCACGGCGCGTTCGGGGCGCTGGCGTTCGGCATCGGCACCAGCGAGGTGGGGCACGTGCTCGCCACGCAGTGCCTGCTGCAGTCGCGGCCGAAGACGATGGAGGTGCGCGTCGATGGCCGGCTCCGGCCGGGGGTGACGGCGAAGGACGTGATCCTGGCGATCATCGCGAAGATCGGGGTCGGCGGCGGCACGGGGCATGTGATCGAGTATCGGGGCGAGGCGATTCGCGCGCTCGACATGGAGGGCCGCATGACCGTCTGCAACATGAGCATCGAGGCGGGTGCACGCGCCGGCATGATCGCGCCCGACGAGACGACGTTCCGCTGGCTCAAGGGTCGCGAGGGGGTGCCACAGGGGTTCGACTGGGAGGTGAAGGTCGATGAATGGCGTGGCCTGCAGACCGATTTCGGCGCGCAATTCGACCGGTGCGTCGCGCTCGATGCCTCGGAGATCGCGCCGATGATCACGTGGGGCACCAACCCGGGCATGGCGATTCCCGTCGATGGTCACCTGCCGCTGTCGGGTGCCGCCGGTGATGCGGCCAACAATCGGGCCTTCGCGTACATGGGCCTGGAGCCGGGGCAGTCACTGATCGGCCAGCCGGTGGACGTGGTGTTCGTCGGGAGCTGTACCAACGGGCGCATCGATGACCTCCGGGCTGCCGCCGACGTGATGCGCGGTCAGCGCGTGGCGGCGAACACGCGCATGCTGGTGGTGCCCGGCTCGCAGCGGGTGAAGCGCCAGGCCGAGAAGGAGGGACTGGCCGACATCTTTCGGGAGGCCGGCGCCGAGTGGCGCGAGAGCGGCTGCTCGATGTGCATCGCGATGAACGGCGACACCGTGGACGGCGGGCAGTACGCCGTGAGCACCAGCAACCGCAACTTCGAGGGAAGGCAGGGGAAGGGGGCGCGCACCCTCCTCGCCTCACCCCTCACCGCGGCGGCGTCGGCCATCGCCGGTGTCGTCACCGATCCCCGGAGCGTGCTGTGA
- a CDS encoding 2-isopropylmalate synthase, whose amino-acid sequence MSDDIVRIFDTTLRDGEQAPGCSMTVEEKLQVARQLYRLGVDIIEAGFPAASPGDWDAVRAIAEEAQGWPVPPVICGLARATRKDIEAAASALGVAPRRRIHTFLATSDVHLQYKLQMSRDQVLRRVQEMVAYAASFADDVEFSPEDASRSDVVFLHEVLQVAIEAGATTLNIPDTVGYATPDEYFALISGIRTGVVGTRPVVISTHCHDDLGLAVANSLAGVQAGARQVECTINGIGERAGNAALEEIAMALRTRRARYCADTRLRTEEIGRASRLVSRCTGVRVPPNKAIVGANAFAHEAGIHQDGMLKHRDTYEIMHAEHVGLEGGRLVLGKHSGRAALRAHLASLGHVLEDAECDAVFARFKEVADRKKVVDDRELEVIVAGETHRGASTYRLELVQVSCGTHAIPTATVKLRGPDGAELVAAAQGDGPVDAVCRAINECVGDVGELIEFAVDAAAEGINAVGGVSVRLRERGRAADPDAGDVVAAGSAPAEASQADAHRVTASGFGVHTDIIVATAEAYVAAVNGLIRTRARQLAEVGA is encoded by the coding sequence ATGAGCGACGACATCGTACGCATCTTCGACACCACCCTGCGCGACGGCGAGCAGGCACCCGGCTGCTCGATGACGGTGGAGGAGAAGCTGCAGGTGGCGCGGCAGCTCTACCGGCTCGGGGTGGACATCATCGAGGCCGGCTTTCCCGCCGCCTCGCCGGGCGACTGGGACGCGGTCCGCGCCATCGCCGAGGAGGCCCAGGGCTGGCCGGTGCCGCCCGTGATCTGCGGCCTCGCGCGCGCCACGCGCAAGGACATCGAGGCCGCCGCGAGTGCGCTCGGGGTCGCACCGCGGCGCCGCATCCACACCTTCCTCGCCACCTCCGACGTGCACCTGCAGTACAAGCTGCAGATGTCGCGTGACCAGGTGCTGCGCCGGGTGCAGGAGATGGTGGCATACGCCGCCTCCTTCGCCGACGACGTGGAGTTCTCGCCCGAGGATGCGTCCCGCAGCGACGTCGTGTTCCTGCACGAGGTGCTGCAGGTCGCGATCGAGGCCGGCGCCACCACGCTCAACATCCCGGACACGGTGGGCTACGCCACGCCGGACGAGTACTTCGCCCTGATCAGCGGCATCCGCACCGGGGTGGTGGGCACGCGCCCGGTGGTGATCTCCACCCACTGCCACGACGACCTCGGGCTCGCGGTCGCGAACTCGCTGGCGGGGGTGCAGGCGGGGGCACGCCAGGTGGAGTGCACGATCAACGGCATCGGCGAGCGCGCCGGCAACGCGGCGCTGGAGGAGATCGCGATGGCGCTGCGCACCCGCCGTGCGCGTTATTGCGCCGACACGCGGCTCCGCACCGAGGAGATCGGGCGCGCCTCGCGGCTCGTGTCACGCTGCACCGGTGTGCGCGTGCCACCGAACAAGGCGATCGTGGGCGCGAATGCCTTTGCCCACGAGGCGGGCATCCACCAGGACGGCATGCTGAAGCATCGCGACACCTACGAGATCATGCACGCCGAGCACGTGGGGCTGGAGGGCGGCCGGCTGGTGCTCGGCAAGCACTCCGGCCGCGCCGCGCTGCGCGCCCACCTCGCCTCGCTCGGCCATGTGCTGGAGGACGCCGAGTGTGATGCCGTGTTCGCGCGCTTCAAGGAGGTCGCGGACCGCAAGAAGGTGGTGGACGATCGGGAACTCGAGGTGATCGTGGCCGGCGAGACGCATCGTGGCGCGTCGACGTACCGCCTGGAGCTGGTGCAGGTGTCGTGCGGCACGCACGCCATCCCGACCGCAACCGTGAAGCTCCGTGGCCCCGATGGCGCGGAACTGGTGGCGGCGGCGCAGGGTGACGGGCCGGTGGACGCCGTCTGCCGCGCCATCAACGAGTGCGTCGGCGACGTGGGCGAGCTGATCGAGTTCGCGGTGGATGCGGCGGCGGAGGGGATCAATGCCGTGGGTGGAGTCTCGGTGCGGCTCCGCGAGCGGGGCAGGGCCGCCGACCCGGACGCCGGGGACGTCGTGGCGGCCGGGAGCGCGCCGGCCGAGGCCTCGCAGGCCGATGCGCATCGCGTGACGGCGAGCGGGTTCGGCGTGCACACGGACATCATCGTCGCCACCGCCGAGGCCTATGTGGCGGCGGTGAATGGGCTCATCCGCACGCGTGCGCGCCAGCTGGCCGAGGTGGGGGCATGA